A region of Periplaneta americana isolate PAMFEO1 chromosome 16, P.americana_PAMFEO1_priV1, whole genome shotgun sequence DNA encodes the following proteins:
- the LOC138692041 gene encoding zinc finger protein 665-like: protein MDFIKTEPEDEELPVETSDDANIEEKKPLSEEGNTLDLHLTDVNAQCLHYSDDLTSEMKVEETPSPINFPMVKCEQQEENNDFDTLKEEFKLKLEPSTQDEESISDSVAVTHESGVLSQLDSNKPEEHFMSDRTKSSVISENSSCGSTIDRYSYTNTQSHSHRVDSSLASNTGDNSSEISICDSDASDKPYQCDVCGKRFSGLGYLKYSHARIHAGKKPFRCDSCGKCFSESGNLTKHERIHKGEKPFKCDVCGKRFSKSGGLKSHSLIHTGEKPFKCNFCGKCFSESGNLGRHTRLHTGEKPFKCSVCGMSFTLKLNLNRHMTRHMNEKTLQCDVCEKCFMDSEELSNHKCLDADGKSVTSDDFGESSSESSNLKKPARLQRRDKLLKCDICGKCFFGSCRLKSHARIHTGEKPFKCDVCGKCFSESGNLGRHIRIHTGEKRFKCSVCGMSFSLKLNLIRHISRNSCGESLKCDVCEKFFLDSEELGIHECSARSENPVTTDVSGKSSSEFANHKKHAQLQIRDKLFKCDVCGKCFSSSCRLKNHVRIHTGEKPFKCDFCGKCFSEAGNLGRHTRLHTGDKPFKCSRCEMAFSLKLNLNRHISRHLCKNTLKCDMCERSFSDSGSLRAHHCLFADNNSFKCNDCGKSFFDSGSLKNHVRIHTGEKPYKCDFCGKCFTESGNLRRHQRLHTAHPLTHAIAMNFPNLEPERDVLPILTTDDAVKEERKPLSQYCSYP from the exons GAAGGAAATACATTAGATCTACATCTTACTGACGTAAATGCGCAGTGTTTGCACTACAGCGATGACCTCACATCAGAGATGAAAGTTGAGGAAACACCAAGCCCAATTAATTTTCCCATGGTGAAATGCGAACAACAG GAAGAAAACAATGACTTTGACACATTGAAAGAAGAATTCAAATTGAAGCTGGAACCAAGTACACAGGATGAAGAATCCATTTCTGACAG TGTTGCAGTTACCCATGAAAGTGGAGTGTTATCGCAATTAGACAGCAACAAACCCGAAGAGCACTTCATGAGCGACAGAACCAAAAGTTCTGTGATTTCAGAGAATTCTTCCTGTGGAAGTACTATAGACCGTTATAGCTACACTAATACACAATCCCATAGCCATAGAGTTGACAGTTCCCTGGCGAGTAACACAGGAGATAATTCAAGCGAGATTAGTATTTGTGACAGTGATGCAAGCGACAAACCATACCAATGTGATGTATGTGGAAAGCGTTTTTCGGGTTTAGGATATCTGAAATATAGCCATGCACGTATTCACGCAGGGAAAAAGCCATTCAGGTGCGATTCCTGCGGGAAGTGTTTTTCCGAGTCGGGAAATCTCACAAAGCATGAACGTATCCACAAGggcgagaagcctttcaaatgtgacGTCTGTGGGAAGAGATTCTCGAAATCGGGAGGTTTGAAAAGTCATTCGTTAAtacacacaggcgaaaaaccattcaaatgcaatTTCTGCGGGAAGTGTTTCTCGGAATCGGGAAATTTGGGAAGACATACTCGTctacacacaggcgagaagcctttcaaatgttCTGTGTGTGGAATGTCTTTCACGTTAAAGCTAAATCTAAATAGACATATGACCCGACACATGAATGAGAAAACTCTGCAATGCGATGTGTGTGAAAAGTGTTTTATGGATTCGGAAGAGCTCTCAAATCATAAATGTTTAGATGCAGACGGAAAATCGGTCACAAGTGATGACTTTGGAGAGAGTTCATCAGAATCGAGTAATCTTAAGAAACCTGCACGCTTACAAAGAAGAGATAAGCTACTCAAATGTGATATCTGCGGAAAGTGTTTTTTTGGATCATGTCGCCTGAAGAGTCATGCTCGAATTCACACTGGTGAAAAGCCATTCAAGTGCGATGTGTGTGGGAAATGTTTCTCTGAGTCGGGAAATTTGGGTAGACATATTCGtatacacacaggcgagaaacgtTTCAAATGTTCTGTCTGTGGAATGTCTTTCTCGCTGAAGTTGAACCTTATTAGGCATATATCTCGCAACTCGTGTGGAGAGTCTTTGAAGTGCGATGTGTGTGAGAAGTTTTTCTTGGATTCGGAAGAACTCGGAATTCATGAATGTTCTGCCAGAAGCGAAAATCCAGTCACGACTGATGTTTCTGGAAAGAGTTCCTCGGAATTTGCTAATCACAAGAAACATGCACAGTTACAAATTAGAGATAAGctattcaaatgtgatgtttgtgggaagtgtttctcTAGCTCCTGCCGTCTGAAAAATCACGTTCGAATTCACAcaggcgaaaagccattcaaatgcgatttCTGCGGAAAATGTTTCTCTGAAGCGGGAAATTTGGGGAGACACACTCGTCTACATACAGGCGACAAGCCTTTCAAATGTTCTCGCTGTGAAATGGCTTTCTCTCTAAAGCTAAATCTAAATAGACATATATCCCGGCACTTATGTAAAAATACCCTCAAATGCGATATGTGTGAGAGATCTTTTTCGGATTCGGGAAGTCTCAGAGCTCATCATTGTTTGTTTGCGGACAACAACTCCTTCAAATGTAATGACTGTGGAAAGAGTTTTTTCGATTCAGGGAGTCTGAAGAATCATGTACGGATACACACAGGCGAAAAGCCATACAAATGCGATTTCTGCGGAAAGTGTTTCACAGAATCTGGAAATCTCAGAAGACACCAACGCCTACACACGGCACATCCACTGACGCACGCAA TTGCTATGAATTTTCCAAACTTGGAACCTGAGAGAGATGTTTTGCCCATACTGACTACTGATGATGCTGTTAAAGAAGAGAGGAAGCCTCTGTCACAG TATTGCAGCTATCCATGA